Proteins from a single region of Limosilactobacillus fermentum:
- a CDS encoding branched-chain amino acid aminotransferase: MAKATVANLDWNHLGFEYHDLPYSFNEEFKDGQWQGGTLTESSTLTLSEAAEVLHYGQEVFEGLKAYRTKDGHINLFRPEENAKRLANSAKRMLMEPYPKDKFVEAVKQVVLANEEFVPPYGTGGSLYIRPFLIGTQPIVGVAPADTYTFHIYATPVGAYINGLAPSPYTVSNYDRAAGAGTGQAKTSGNYASSLLPEIEAKKAGFADCLYLDPREHKYIDEFSGANFFGITKDGQFVTPKSDSILPSITKKSLLVLADDLGLNPVERKIEIDKELDDFAEAGAMGTAAVISPVGSLTYKGQKHVFYSEKEVGPVTTKLYNTLYGIQEGDLEDTHGWITHVK, translated from the coding sequence ATGGCAAAAGCAACCGTCGCTAACCTGGATTGGAACCACCTGGGCTTTGAATACCACGACCTGCCGTACAGCTTCAACGAAGAGTTTAAGGATGGCCAATGGCAAGGTGGTACGCTGACCGAAAGCTCCACTTTAACCCTCTCGGAAGCCGCCGAAGTACTCCACTACGGCCAGGAGGTTTTTGAAGGGCTCAAGGCCTACCGGACCAAGGATGGACACATCAACTTATTCCGCCCCGAAGAAAACGCCAAGCGGCTCGCTAACTCTGCCAAGCGAATGCTGATGGAACCCTACCCGAAAGACAAGTTCGTCGAGGCCGTTAAGCAAGTTGTTCTCGCCAACGAGGAATTTGTCCCACCGTACGGGACGGGCGGTTCCCTCTACATCCGGCCATTTTTGATTGGGACCCAACCCATCGTGGGGGTTGCCCCGGCCGACACCTACACCTTCCACATTTACGCCACCCCGGTTGGTGCCTACATCAACGGCCTCGCTCCTTCCCCGTACACGGTTTCCAACTACGACCGGGCGGCCGGTGCCGGAACTGGTCAAGCCAAGACGTCCGGGAACTACGCTAGCTCGCTCCTGCCAGAAATTGAGGCCAAGAAGGCTGGCTTTGCCGACTGCCTCTACCTCGACCCACGCGAACACAAGTACATCGATGAATTCTCTGGCGCCAACTTCTTTGGTATCACTAAGGATGGTCAGTTCGTAACGCCAAAGTCCGACTCGATCCTGCCATCCATCACTAAGAAGTCGCTCCTAGTTCTCGCTGACGACTTGGGCCTCAACCCGGTTGAACGTAAGATCGAAATTGACAAGGAACTCGATGACTTTGCTGAAGCCGGCGCAATGGGGACCGCCGCCGTGATTTCACCGGTGGGCTCCTTAACTTACAAGGGCCAAAAGCACGTCTTCTACTCCGAAAAAGAAGTCGGACCGGTTACGACCAAGCTTTACAACACCCTTTACGGGATCCAAGAAGGTGACTTAGAAGACACCCACGGCTGGATCACTCACGTTAAGTAA
- a CDS encoding HD domain-containing protein, with translation MGMHEYLKSLSDLEMINRAPGYFKFEEHNVAAHSFKVTQAAQMLGDIEEQAGNEINWRSLYEKALNHDYTERFIGDIKTPVKYATPELRTMLAKVDRSLTENFIQSEIPAEFRAAYERRLGEGKDESLEGQILSVADKIDLMYESFEEIQKGNPEPVYMDIYRSSLEAIMDFSNLASVQYFLKKILPELLKDNVATNSQQLAIITTQIIQR, from the coding sequence ATGGGAATGCATGAATACCTTAAGAGCCTAAGCGACCTGGAAATGATCAACCGGGCACCGGGCTACTTTAAATTTGAAGAACATAACGTGGCCGCCCACTCCTTTAAGGTGACCCAAGCGGCCCAGATGTTGGGCGACATTGAAGAACAAGCTGGTAACGAAATCAACTGGCGCTCCCTGTACGAGAAGGCGCTTAACCACGATTACACCGAGCGCTTCATCGGCGATATTAAGACGCCGGTTAAGTACGCCACCCCCGAGTTGCGTACGATGTTAGCCAAGGTCGACCGGTCGCTAACCGAGAATTTCATCCAATCTGAAATCCCGGCCGAGTTCCGGGCGGCCTACGAACGGCGGCTAGGTGAGGGCAAGGATGAGAGCTTGGAGGGGCAGATTTTATCGGTGGCCGACAAGATTGACCTGATGTACGAATCTTTTGAAGAGATCCAAAAGGGCAACCCGGAGCCAGTTTACATGGATATCTACCGCTCCAGCCTGGAGGCGATCATGGACTTTTCCAACCTGGCCAGCGTTCAGTACTTTTTAAAGAAGATTTTGCCGGAACTGTTAAAGGATAACGTCGCCACCAACAGCCAACAGCTAGCCATCATCACCACCCAGATTATTCAAAGGTAA
- a CDS encoding HAD hydrolase family protein translates to MTNYLVSDLDHTLLNERGALSPVTQAAVAAVADRVMLASARHPGQMTVLIDQLGLTGPQVALNGALIFAGASGETLRAQPIDDRDAQAVVELVAERFGEVNFTWMDAAAWHVSFVDAAVEFDQCLVPVPLAMDGLKPAGALMLLMIVSDPGMFQTLGQLLKSAFPKLTISPAGDGYLTITAPGVDKGRAVDYLVSTGISRAKVVAVGDDENDLPLLNRAGHAAAVGNAASVVKQRAQVLLPTNEEDGVATLIKSWSSI, encoded by the coding sequence ATGACCAATTACCTCGTTTCTGACCTTGATCACACCCTATTAAACGAACGGGGCGCCCTGAGTCCGGTCACCCAAGCGGCGGTTGCGGCCGTAGCCGATCGAGTGATGCTGGCGTCGGCCCGCCACCCCGGGCAGATGACGGTTTTGATTGACCAACTGGGCTTGACGGGTCCCCAGGTGGCCTTAAACGGCGCCCTGATTTTTGCGGGGGCCAGTGGGGAGACTTTGAGGGCGCAGCCAATCGATGACCGGGATGCCCAAGCGGTGGTGGAGTTGGTAGCCGAACGCTTCGGGGAGGTTAACTTCACCTGGATGGACGCGGCGGCTTGGCACGTTAGCTTTGTTGACGCGGCCGTCGAGTTCGATCAATGCCTAGTTCCCGTTCCCCTAGCAATGGATGGTTTAAAACCGGCCGGCGCCCTGATGTTGTTGATGATCGTCAGCGACCCGGGGATGTTTCAAACGTTGGGGCAGTTGTTGAAAAGCGCCTTTCCTAAGCTGACGATCAGCCCGGCTGGTGACGGGTACCTAACGATCACGGCGCCGGGGGTTGATAAGGGACGGGCGGTTGACTACCTTGTTAGTACCGGAATTTCCCGGGCGAAGGTGGTGGCCGTTGGCGATGACGAAAACGACTTACCCTTATTAAACCGGGCCGGGCACGCCGCCGCGGTTGGCAATGCCGCTTCAGTGGTTAAACAACGGGCGCAGGTCCTGTTGCCAACTAATGAAGAAGATGGGGTAGCGACTTTGATTAAATCGTGGTCTTCTATTTAA
- the cysK gene encoding cysteine synthase A, with amino-acid sequence MSKIYDSVDQLIGNTPLVRLNRLVEPGMADVYLKLESLNPAGSIKDRIALAMVEKAEQEGKLTPGGTIVEPTSGNTGIGLAMVAAAKGYHLVIVMPETMSVERRKMMQGYGAELILTPGDAGMKGSIEKATELVNEKGYFMPMQFENPANPAIHEQTTGQEIINAFGKENLPDAFVAGVGTGGTLTGVGRALKKVDDQVKVYALEPAESPLLKEGHGGKHKIQGISAGFIPATLDQEIYDGVVEISSEEAIKTAQAVAQQEGISIGISAGANVAGSLQLAKQLGAGHKVVTVAPDGGDRYLSTDLYNF; translated from the coding sequence ATGAGTAAAATCTATGATTCTGTTGATCAATTAATTGGTAACACCCCGCTGGTTAGGTTAAACCGGTTAGTGGAACCAGGGATGGCCGACGTTTACCTGAAGCTGGAATCCTTAAACCCGGCTGGCTCGATCAAGGATCGGATCGCCCTAGCGATGGTCGAAAAGGCTGAACAAGAGGGTAAGCTCACCCCCGGGGGGACGATTGTGGAGCCAACTTCAGGAAACACCGGGATTGGCCTGGCGATGGTGGCGGCCGCTAAGGGCTATCACTTGGTGATCGTAATGCCGGAAACGATGTCTGTAGAACGGCGTAAGATGATGCAAGGTTACGGGGCCGAACTAATCCTGACGCCCGGGGACGCCGGAATGAAGGGCTCGATTGAAAAGGCGACCGAATTGGTTAACGAGAAGGGCTACTTCATGCCGATGCAGTTTGAAAACCCGGCTAACCCGGCCATTCACGAACAAACGACCGGCCAAGAGATCATTAACGCCTTTGGCAAGGAGAACCTCCCCGACGCCTTTGTGGCGGGGGTCGGGACCGGTGGGACCCTGACCGGGGTTGGCCGGGCCCTCAAGAAGGTCGATGATCAGGTCAAGGTCTACGCCCTGGAACCAGCGGAATCACCGTTACTCAAGGAAGGACACGGTGGCAAGCACAAGATTCAAGGGATCTCGGCCGGCTTTATCCCGGCCACCCTCGACCAGGAAATCTACGACGGGGTGGTCGAGATTTCAAGCGAAGAGGCAATCAAGACGGCCCAAGCGGTGGCCCAACAAGAAGGGATTTCGATTGGGATCTCGGCGGGGGCAAACGTGGCCGGCTCCCTCCAGTTGGCTAAGCAACTGGGGGCCGGCCATAAGGTCGTGACGGTCGCCCCAGATGGTGGGGACCGCTACCTATCAACCGACCTTTACAACTTTTAA
- a CDS encoding phospho-sugar mutase has product MTWKDTYQEWLNQDQLEPALKEQLVAMDDDQEKEDAFYGPLSFGTAGMRGLMGPGINRMNVYTVRQATAGLAKLMTSLGEETMARGVAISYDSRNNSRLFAHEAARVLGAQGIKTYIYDDLRPTPELSFAVRHLHTYAGIMITASHNPKEYNGYKIYGEDGGQMPPKESDMMTGYIRQIEDLFNIELADEEELKAQGLEVVIGEEVDQAYLANVKTVTVNSDLATEFGKDMKFVYTPLCGTGRMLGERALKQAGFTNYELVEEEAAPNGDFPGLKNPNPEFPEAFVRATALGKKVDADILIATDPDADRLGCAVRQPNGEYQLLTGNQIAAVLLHYILEANKQAGTLPDNAAAVKSIVSTNFATKIAQSYGVTMVNVLTGFKWIADQIHQYETKHNHTFMFGFEESYGYLIKPFVRDKDAIQTLVLLAEVAAYYRSREMTLFDGVQELFTKYGYFKEKTISTIYAGVQGPAKIAALMKKFREEAPQDFAGVKIEETEDFAKDTKTLADGTVEKLGMPNSNVLRYVLADETWIAIRPSGTEPKLKFYIGTAGSSNQEANQKLADFEAALTAFANE; this is encoded by the coding sequence GTGACCTGGAAAGATACCTACCAAGAATGGTTAAACCAAGACCAATTGGAACCAGCGCTGAAAGAACAACTCGTAGCAATGGATGATGACCAAGAGAAAGAGGACGCCTTTTATGGCCCGCTTTCCTTTGGGACGGCCGGAATGCGGGGACTGATGGGTCCCGGGATTAACCGGATGAACGTTTACACGGTTCGCCAGGCCACGGCCGGGTTGGCCAAGTTAATGACCAGCTTGGGGGAAGAAACGATGGCCCGTGGGGTGGCCATCTCTTACGACTCCCGGAATAACTCCCGCCTCTTCGCCCACGAAGCAGCCCGGGTTTTAGGGGCCCAGGGGATCAAGACCTACATTTATGACGACCTGCGCCCAACGCCAGAATTGTCCTTTGCCGTCCGGCACCTGCACACCTACGCCGGGATCATGATCACGGCTAGCCATAACCCGAAGGAATACAACGGCTACAAGATCTACGGTGAAGACGGTGGTCAGATGCCACCGAAGGAATCGGACATGATGACCGGCTACATCCGCCAAATCGAAGACCTCTTTAACATCGAATTAGCTGACGAAGAAGAACTTAAGGCCCAGGGCTTAGAGGTTGTAATCGGCGAAGAAGTCGACCAAGCCTACCTGGCCAACGTTAAGACGGTTACGGTCAACAGCGACTTGGCCACGGAATTTGGCAAGGACATGAAGTTTGTCTACACCCCGTTGTGTGGGACTGGCCGGATGCTCGGGGAACGGGCCCTCAAGCAAGCGGGCTTCACTAACTACGAGCTGGTTGAAGAAGAAGCAGCGCCGAACGGGGACTTCCCGGGCTTAAAGAACCCGAACCCGGAATTTCCGGAAGCCTTCGTGCGGGCAACGGCCCTCGGGAAGAAAGTCGACGCCGATATCTTAATCGCAACCGACCCGGATGCCGACCGGCTGGGCTGCGCGGTTCGCCAACCAAACGGTGAGTACCAATTGTTGACCGGGAACCAAATTGCCGCCGTCTTGCTCCACTACATCTTGGAAGCTAACAAACAGGCCGGTACCCTGCCGGACAACGCGGCAGCCGTTAAGTCAATCGTTTCAACGAACTTTGCCACCAAGATCGCCCAAAGTTACGGGGTAACGATGGTCAATGTTTTGACCGGGTTTAAGTGGATTGCTGACCAAATTCACCAATACGAAACCAAGCACAACCACACCTTCATGTTTGGGTTTGAAGAATCCTACGGTTACCTGATCAAGCCGTTCGTTCGCGACAAGGATGCCATCCAGACCCTGGTCTTGTTGGCAGAAGTGGCCGCATACTACCGGAGCCGGGAAATGACTTTATTTGACGGGGTGCAAGAACTCTTTACCAAGTACGGTTACTTCAAGGAAAAGACGATCTCAACGATTTACGCCGGGGTGCAAGGACCAGCCAAGATCGCTGCTTTGATGAAGAAGTTCCGTGAAGAAGCGCCGCAGGACTTTGCCGGGGTCAAGATTGAAGAGACCGAAGACTTCGCCAAGGATACCAAGACTTTGGCCGACGGAACCGTGGAAAAGCTGGGAATGCCAAATTCGAACGTCTTACGCTACGTCTTGGCCGACGAAACTTGGATCGCCATCCGGCCGTCCGGGACCGAGCCGAAGCTGAAGTTCTACATTGGAACGGCCGGGTCAAGCAACCAGGAGGCTAACCAAAAACTGGCAGACTTTGAAGCAGCCCTAACTGCGTTTGCAAATGAATAA
- a CDS encoding L-lactate dehydrogenase, translating to MARKVAVVGMGNVGATVAHYLVAGGFTDDLVLIDPREEKVVADAVDFEDAMANLEYHTNIFVNDYEALADADVVVSALGNIKLQDNPDDDRFAELPYTRVQVKKVATKLKEVGFNGIIVAITNPVDVITSLYQEITGLPKNHVIGTGTLLDSARMKRAVAKKLNLDPRSVAGYNLGEHGNSQFTAWSTVRVLGKPIEQIADQKGLDLVDLDKAAREGGFIVFHGKKYTSYGVATAAVRLVNTILSNALTELPVSNYREEYGVYLSYPAVVGRDGIVEQCQLDLTAEELQKLQVSADFIKQKFAESLEAADQED from the coding sequence ATGGCACGAAAAGTTGCTGTTGTTGGGATGGGGAACGTTGGTGCAACCGTCGCCCACTACTTAGTCGCCGGCGGGTTTACCGACGACCTCGTCCTAATTGATCCGCGCGAAGAAAAGGTGGTGGCCGATGCCGTCGACTTTGAAGATGCGATGGCTAACCTGGAATATCACACTAATATCTTCGTTAACGACTACGAGGCCCTAGCCGACGCTGACGTGGTGGTTTCCGCCCTTGGTAACATTAAGCTCCAAGATAACCCCGACGATGACCGCTTTGCCGAACTACCCTACACCCGGGTTCAGGTCAAAAAGGTCGCCACAAAGCTTAAGGAAGTTGGCTTCAACGGGATCATCGTCGCCATCACTAACCCGGTCGACGTGATCACCTCCTTATACCAAGAAATTACCGGCTTGCCAAAGAACCACGTGATCGGAACCGGGACGCTCTTGGACTCCGCCAGGATGAAGCGCGCCGTTGCCAAGAAGCTCAACCTCGACCCCCGCTCCGTGGCCGGCTACAACCTTGGTGAACACGGTAACTCTCAGTTCACCGCTTGGTCAACCGTCCGGGTCTTGGGGAAGCCAATCGAGCAAATCGCCGACCAAAAGGGCTTGGACCTGGTGGACCTGGATAAGGCGGCCCGCGAAGGTGGCTTCATTGTTTTTCATGGAAAGAAGTACACCAGCTACGGGGTGGCCACGGCCGCCGTTCGCCTGGTTAACACGATTCTCTCTAACGCCCTAACCGAACTGCCGGTTTCAAACTACCGCGAGGAATACGGCGTCTACCTTTCCTACCCGGCCGTGGTCGGGCGCGATGGAATCGTCGAACAGTGCCAATTAGACCTGACCGCAGAAGAGTTGCAAAAGCTTCAAGTTTCCGCTGACTTCATCAAGCAAAAGTTTGCCGAGTCGCTGGAAGCCGCTGACCAAGAAGACTAA